A region from the Synechococcales cyanobacterium T60_A2020_003 genome encodes:
- a CDS encoding tandem-95 repeat protein, which translates to MSDAIFDVETPFSASSTLDSDPLSVLEHPPRHQSQLAQSSLSQVKTSSIVGTAGDDRLRGTGTPDTIDGLAGDDTLIGLKGNDRFLGRRGRDRIKGGTGNDRAEGSGGSDKILGNEGDDTLVGGGGNDRLQGGVGNDKIETGGGRDSIVLAPGDGTDTVLDFTVGKDQITLKKGLSFADLSISASGRRDSLISIASTGEALVILKNVRPDQLSPDDFGETLAPKPDAQDDALTVREGGSKSKLKGGSDNLLANDRGSLLTLDTTPAQQPQHGTVELFLDGTFVYRHDGSESSSDSFQYRIVDENGKTDTATVQVKVNPVNDAPIGTDDGAIAPKGGTITQLESGAASVLANDVDPEAKALTAELVDAPRYASNFQLNSDGSFTYTHDGSQTLSDRFTYRASDGKAISDVVTVTITVTPSTGNPPIAGDDQLVVKEGGSTTKLVNGSINLTDNDTDPDNPDEILKVSIIPTVAPVHGSLQLKADGTFVYTHDGSETLTDSFVYTIQDSEGQSDTATVSITIDPVNDQPAIATNTALTLNEGGQKEIAATNLKASDVDTPPAQLVYTVTGVPTHGRLELTTKPGVAVKTFTQADIDANRLVYIHDNSNSTSDRFIFDLSDGGKDGTKPVSGTLNIQIAPVLDLAVAVADSIAVNQSGTSTLLVSGESSVLTNDTLGESDTLTAILVNAPQYGSLVLNNDGTFSYTHDGSDNFDDSFTYQVTDGLNTSDPVTVAIAITPFNKPPINVVPGQQITAPNTSIFFTESNGNPLRVTDPDAGATPIQVRLKISAGTLSLSGVAGLTLVIGDGVRDPEIVIRGTIDSINIALDGLSFTPARDFIGTARLTISTDDLGNTGVGGSLVDSDIVDIIVGTASDLNDPPVNTVPGTQTTPQTQDLVFNAGNGNTLSISDPDAGNGTMQVQLSVTSGGLSLSKLTGLTFLQGDGSNDSSMILLGRIANINAALDGLRYTPNDTFNGTATLTLRTNDQGNSGIGVPLTDQDQVAITVTRVNRAPIAQNDAITTDEDVPIAIAVLANDSDSDGSLNPATVAIASQPANGSLAINTTTGVITYTPNPQYNGTDTFTYTVEDNEGKVSQPATVTITVNSINEQPVAASDAIATDEDIAVDINVLANDTDPDGNGTIDPTTVAIASQPTSGTLSVNPTTGVVTYTPNPDFNGTDSFTYTVDDTEGFTSAPATVTITVNSVDDNPVATTDTATTDEDNAVVITVLGNDTDPDGNGTIDPATVAIASQPTSGTLSVNPTTGAITYTPDPDFNGTDSFTYTVDDATGLTSNTATVNITVNPVNDQPVAAADAIATDEDIAVDINVLAN; encoded by the coding sequence ATGTCAGACGCCATTTTCGACGTTGAAACTCCATTCAGTGCTTCCTCTACCCTTGACAGCGACCCATTATCGGTCTTAGAGCATCCACCTCGTCACCAGTCCCAGCTTGCACAGTCGTCCCTTAGTCAGGTAAAAACCTCATCCATTGTGGGAACGGCAGGGGATGATCGGCTGCGGGGAACGGGTACACCAGATACCATTGATGGCCTAGCGGGAGATGACACCCTCATTGGTCTCAAGGGCAACGATCGCTTTCTGGGACGGCGCGGGCGCGATCGCATCAAGGGCGGAACGGGGAACGATCGCGCCGAGGGCAGCGGCGGTTCAGACAAGATTTTGGGCAATGAGGGAGACGATACGCTGGTTGGCGGTGGCGGCAACGATCGGCTGCAGGGAGGCGTGGGAAACGACAAAATCGAGACGGGTGGCGGACGAGACTCGATTGTTTTAGCACCGGGTGACGGAACGGATACGGTTCTAGACTTCACGGTTGGCAAAGATCAAATCACGCTGAAAAAAGGGTTGAGCTTTGCCGATCTCTCTATCTCCGCATCGGGACGCCGGGATTCTCTGATCAGCATTGCTAGCACGGGCGAAGCTTTAGTCATTTTGAAGAATGTGCGTCCGGATCAACTGTCTCCCGATGATTTTGGGGAAACCTTAGCGCCGAAACCCGATGCGCAGGATGATGCGTTGACCGTGCGGGAGGGCGGCAGTAAAAGCAAGCTTAAAGGAGGCAGCGATAACCTGCTTGCCAATGATCGAGGTTCGCTTTTAACCCTAGACACAACCCCTGCCCAACAACCCCAGCATGGTACCGTCGAGCTATTTCTGGATGGAACCTTCGTGTATCGCCATGATGGCAGCGAATCGTCTAGCGATAGCTTCCAGTATCGAATCGTTGATGAAAATGGCAAAACCGACACGGCGACTGTCCAGGTTAAGGTGAATCCCGTCAACGATGCCCCGATTGGGACGGACGATGGGGCGATCGCACCGAAGGGAGGAACCATTACACAGCTAGAGTCGGGAGCGGCATCGGTGTTAGCGAACGATGTTGATCCTGAAGCAAAAGCACTTACGGCTGAACTCGTAGACGCCCCGCGGTATGCCAGCAATTTTCAGCTTAATTCAGACGGTAGCTTTACCTATACCCACGATGGCAGTCAGACTTTGAGCGATCGCTTCACCTATCGCGCCAGTGATGGCAAAGCAATATCGGATGTGGTCACGGTCACGATTACGGTCACACCCAGCACGGGCAATCCACCCATAGCTGGCGATGATCAGCTCGTGGTTAAGGAGGGGGGATCAACCACCAAACTGGTCAATGGTTCCATCAACCTAACCGATAACGACACCGATCCGGACAATCCTGATGAGATTTTGAAGGTATCTATTATCCCGACGGTCGCGCCTGTCCACGGTTCGCTGCAATTGAAGGCCGATGGCACGTTTGTCTACACCCACGATGGCAGCGAAACCCTGACGGATTCCTTTGTCTACACCATTCAAGATTCCGAGGGGCAGAGCGATACAGCCACGGTTTCAATCACCATTGATCCGGTCAACGATCAGCCTGCGATCGCCACTAACACAGCCCTCACCCTGAACGAAGGAGGACAAAAAGAGATCGCCGCCACCAACTTAAAAGCTAGCGATGTCGATACTCCCCCAGCCCAACTCGTGTACACGGTCACAGGTGTACCCACCCACGGTCGCCTAGAGCTAACGACCAAGCCGGGAGTAGCCGTCAAAACTTTTACCCAAGCCGATATCGATGCCAACCGCTTGGTCTATATTCACGACAATAGCAACTCAACGAGCGATCGCTTTATCTTTGACCTCAGCGACGGGGGCAAAGACGGCACGAAGCCCGTATCTGGTACGCTGAATATTCAAATTGCGCCTGTTCTCGATCTCGCGGTGGCAGTTGCCGATAGCATCGCCGTCAATCAATCAGGTACATCAACCCTGCTGGTGTCGGGAGAATCGAGCGTTTTGACCAACGATACCCTGGGCGAATCCGATACGCTCACGGCAATCTTGGTGAATGCTCCCCAGTACGGAAGCCTGGTTCTCAACAACGATGGTACTTTTTCCTATACCCACGACGGCAGCGACAATTTTGACGATAGCTTCACCTATCAAGTCACCGATGGTCTGAATACGTCCGATCCGGTGACGGTGGCGATCGCCATCACCCCCTTCAACAAACCTCCAATCAACGTCGTTCCCGGCCAGCAAATCACGGCTCCAAATACGTCGATTTTCTTCACGGAGAGCAACGGCAATCCGCTCCGAGTCACCGATCCGGATGCAGGCGCGACCCCCATTCAAGTTCGGTTAAAGATTTCGGCAGGAACGCTCAGCCTCAGTGGGGTTGCAGGCTTAACCCTCGTCATCGGCGACGGCGTACGCGATCCTGAAATTGTGATTCGCGGCACCATAGACTCCATTAACATCGCATTAGATGGACTGTCCTTCACCCCTGCCCGCGACTTCATTGGGACAGCACGGCTGACAATCTCTACCGATGACCTAGGGAACACTGGCGTAGGCGGATCGCTCGTCGATAGCGATATCGTTGATATCATCGTGGGCACGGCCAGCGACCTTAACGATCCTCCGGTCAACACGGTGCCGGGGACTCAGACCACCCCTCAAACCCAGGATTTAGTCTTTAACGCTGGCAACGGCAACACCCTCAGTATCAGCGATCCCGATGCGGGTAATGGCACGATGCAGGTACAACTATCGGTGACCTCTGGGGGATTGTCGTTATCGAAATTGACGGGACTCACCTTCCTACAAGGGGATGGCAGCAACGATAGCTCGATGATTCTCTTGGGAAGGATCGCCAATATCAATGCTGCCTTAGACGGTTTGCGCTACACGCCCAACGATACCTTCAACGGCACGGCAACCCTCACCCTCCGCACCAACGACCAGGGCAATTCGGGGATTGGTGTCCCCCTCACGGATCAGGATCAGGTCGCAATCACCGTTACCCGCGTTAACCGTGCCCCGATCGCCCAGAATGATGCCATCACTACCGATGAGGACGTTCCGATTGCGATCGCCGTATTAGCCAACGACTCCGACAGCGATGGCAGCCTGAATCCTGCCACGGTGGCGATCGCGTCCCAGCCTGCCAATGGCTCTCTCGCGATCAATACAACCACCGGAGTCATTACCTACACCCCTAATCCTCAATACAACGGCACTGATACCTTTACCTACACCGTCGAGGATAACGAAGGAAAAGTCTCTCAACCGGCCACCGTCACGATTACGGTCAACTCGATCAACGAACAACCCGTTGCCGCCAGTGATGCGATCGCGACAGACGAGGATATCGCTGTAGATATCAACGTTCTCGCTAACGACACTGACCCCGATGGCAATGGGACGATTGACCCAACCACCGTGGCGATCGCCTCCCAACCCACCAGCGGCACGCTCTCTGTCAATCCCACCACGGGCGTAGTCACCTACACCCCCAATCCCGACTTCAACGGCACAGACTCCTTTACCTACACCGTAGACGATACGGAAGGCTTCACCTCCGCACCTGCAACGGTCACCATCACCGTCAATTCCGTAGACGATAATCCTGTCGCCACCACCGACACCGCAACTACCGACGAAGATAATGCCGTGGTGATCACCGTTCTGGGCAATGACACCGACCCCGATGGGAATGGAACGATTGATCCAGCGACCGTGGCGATCGCCTCCCAACCCACCAGCGGCACCCTCTCCGTCAATCCCACCACCGGAGCCATTACCTACACCCCTGACCCCGACTTCAACGGCACAGACTCCTTTACCTACACCGTCGATGATGCGACAGGTCTAACCTCCAACACCGCCACCGTCAACATTACGGTAAATCCAGTTAACGATCAGCCTGTAGCTGCTGCGGATGCGATCGCGACAGACGAGGATATCGCTGTAGATATCAACGTTCTCGCTAACG
- a CDS encoding SIMPL domain-containing protein (The SIMPL domain is named for its presence in mouse protein SIMPL (signalling molecule that associates with mouse pelle-like kinase). Bacterial member BP26, from Brucella, was shown to assemble into a channel-like structure, while YggE from E. coli has been associated with resistance to oxidative stress.), whose amino-acid sequence MASIQLSQPKRLSKWITVALPIALSVTSMGLLTRPALAQEEPMVRMLTVTGQGTESISATLAQIQLGVEVQGNTASEVQRAIADRSAAVIAYLQSQDVDKLQTTGVYLYPQYDYSENGNQRIIGYTASNTVSFRIDTDEAGVVMDNAVDAGATRIDGISFVADDGAIATAQRDALREATDDALSQADVVLQALGLSRDEVVGIQINNSATYVPPIPYAAMAEDRFASTPVIAGEQDVTATVTLQISY is encoded by the coding sequence ATGGCATCGATCCAACTCTCTCAACCCAAGCGACTCTCCAAGTGGATTACTGTTGCACTGCCTATTGCACTCAGCGTTACCAGCATGGGCCTACTGACCCGTCCAGCCCTTGCTCAGGAGGAACCTATGGTTCGGATGCTTACCGTGACCGGACAAGGCACAGAATCGATTTCGGCGACCCTAGCTCAAATTCAGCTTGGTGTCGAAGTCCAAGGCAACACGGCTTCCGAGGTTCAACGGGCAATCGCCGATCGCTCTGCCGCTGTGATTGCCTATCTTCAATCTCAAGATGTAGACAAACTGCAAACCACAGGCGTTTACCTGTATCCCCAGTACGACTATTCCGAAAACGGCAATCAGCGGATTATTGGCTATACCGCTTCGAATACGGTGAGTTTCCGCATTGACACCGACGAGGCCGGAGTCGTGATGGATAATGCCGTGGACGCAGGCGCAACCCGGATTGATGGCATCAGTTTTGTTGCCGATGATGGGGCGATCGCCACGGCCCAACGCGATGCCCTCCGCGAAGCCACAGACGACGCTCTATCACAGGCTGACGTTGTCCTCCAGGCTTTGGGACTCAGCCGTGATGAAGTTGTGGGTATTCAAATTAACAATTCGGCCACCTACGTTCCACCCATTCCCTATGCAGCGATGGCAGAGGATCGTTTTGCATCTACGCCTGTCATTGCAGGGGAACAGGACGTTACCGCCACTGTCACCCTGCAAATTAGTTATTAA